From Micromonospora nigra, one genomic window encodes:
- a CDS encoding antibiotic biosynthesis monooxygenase codes for MSLTSTAPVTVAVARRTDPARTDEMVAWMRAGTALAEAFPGFLGAGWVRSAPGSGEWHMLYRFADDETLSRWEESPQRRWWLTSAQGIVEHTRVERRTGVEGWFDPPRPDTGTAGRGADGAAVVAIDATPAGPPPSPPRWKQAVTIWLAFFPLSLTATLLTGRFLPDLPTAARVLAMTLTLTPLMTYLVLPRLTRALQWWLHGQRAPWRLPR; via the coding sequence ATGAGCCTGACCAGTACCGCACCGGTGACCGTCGCCGTCGCCCGGCGCACCGACCCCGCCCGCACCGACGAGATGGTGGCCTGGATGCGGGCCGGAACCGCGCTGGCCGAGGCGTTCCCGGGGTTCCTCGGCGCCGGCTGGGTGCGCAGCGCCCCCGGGTCGGGCGAGTGGCACATGCTCTACCGCTTCGCCGACGACGAGACGCTGAGCCGATGGGAGGAGTCGCCGCAGCGGCGCTGGTGGCTGACGTCGGCCCAGGGCATCGTCGAACACACCCGGGTCGAGCGGCGAACCGGGGTGGAGGGCTGGTTCGACCCGCCGCGCCCCGATACCGGTACCGCCGGGCGGGGTGCCGACGGTGCGGCGGTCGTGGCGATCGACGCCACCCCGGCCGGGCCGCCGCCGTCACCGCCGCGCTGGAAGCAGGCGGTGACGATCTGGTTGGCCTTCTTCCCGCTGAGCCTCACCGCGACACTGCTGACCGGCCGGTTCCTGCCGGATCTGCCGACCGCCGCACGGGTGCTGGCCATGACGCTCACGCTGACCCCGTTGATGACCTACCTCGTGCTGCCCCGGCTCACCCGCGCCCTCCAGTGGTGGCTGCACGGGCAGCGGGCACCCTGGCGCCTACCACGCTGA